One Elusimicrobiota bacterium genomic region harbors:
- a CDS encoding dienelactone hydrolase family protein, whose translation MDNVSLFNCMFKSKLIVSVLGSSVICILFCFNASAKIITKDVEYKDGKTVLEGFLAYDDSVEGKRPGVLIVHEWNGLGSYVKNRAQQIAQLGYVAFCADIYGKGIRPKNTEESAKQAGIYRADRILMRRRVILGLEELINQETVDPSRIVAIGYCFGGGTVLELARSGIEIAGVISFHGNLDTPNPKDSKNIKAKVLVLQGSEDPAAPPDARLAFQKEMDDANVDWQMIIYGGAVHGFTNPANGNDPTKGVAYNEKADKRSWNAMELFFNEIFSGK comes from the coding sequence ATGGACAATGTATCATTATTTAATTGCATGTTTAAATCGAAGTTGATTGTTTCTGTTTTGGGTTCTTCTGTAATATGTATTCTTTTTTGTTTTAATGCTTCTGCTAAAATAATTACAAAAGATGTGGAATATAAAGACGGTAAAACCGTTTTAGAAGGATTTTTAGCTTACGATGACTCAGTAGAAGGGAAACGACCCGGTGTGTTAATTGTCCATGAGTGGAACGGGTTAGGTTCTTATGTTAAAAACCGTGCTCAACAGATAGCACAACTTGGATATGTAGCTTTTTGTGCAGATATATATGGAAAAGGTATAAGACCAAAAAATACTGAAGAATCGGCTAAACAAGCAGGCATTTACAGAGCCGACCGTATACTAATGAGAAGACGTGTAATACTAGGACTTGAAGAACTTATAAATCAGGAAACAGTTGACCCATCAAGAATAGTAGCAATCGGTTACTGTTTTGGCGGAGGTACAGTACTTGAACTTGCACGTAGTGGTATTGAGATTGCCGGAGTAATCAGTTTTCATGGTAATCTTGATACACCAAACCCGAAAGATTCTAAAAATATAAAAGCAAAAGTCCTCGTATTACAGGGTTCAGAAGACCCTGCTGCTCCACCGGATGCGCGGTTAGCTTTCCAGAAGGAAATGGATGACGCTAACGTTGATTGGCAAATGATAATTTACGGCGGTGCTGTTCACGGTTTTACAAACCCGGCTAATGGAAACGATCCGACTAAAGGTGTTGCATACAACGAAAAGGCAGATAAGCGTTCATGGAATGCAATGGAATTGTTTTTTAATGAAATATTTTCAGGAAAGTGA
- the msrA gene encoding peptide-methionine (S)-S-oxide reductase MsrA, with amino-acid sequence MEKAIFAGGCFWCMQPPFEKLDGISEVSVGYTGGNLEKPTYEDVSTGKTGHFEAVEVIYDPQKITYSELLDVFWKSIDPTDTGGQFVDRGTQYQTAIFYLNDEQKQLAEESKERLQKSGKFLKPIVTKIIKATIFYKAEKYHQEYYKKCPLQYNIYKMNSGRDEFLNKNGGSEKKVKKPEYKKIPKEEIKKKLTSIQYDVTQQCGTEPAFNNKYWNNKKEGIYVDIVSGEPLFSSLDKFDSGSGWPSFTKPLESSNIVKKEDKSLPVERTEVRSKSGDSHLGHVFEDGPKPTGLRYCINSASIRFIPKEDLEKEGYGEYKKLFEK; translated from the coding sequence ATGGAAAAAGCTATTTTTGCAGGCGGATGTTTCTGGTGTATGCAGCCGCCTTTTGAAAAACTGGATGGTATATCAGAAGTTAGTGTCGGCTATACAGGGGGTAATTTGGAAAAACCGACATATGAGGATGTGAGTACTGGTAAAACCGGACATTTTGAAGCGGTTGAAGTAATATATGACCCGCAAAAAATAACATATTCAGAACTACTTGATGTTTTTTGGAAAAGTATAGACCCGACTGACACCGGAGGTCAATTTGTTGACCGGGGAACGCAATATCAGACAGCAATTTTCTATCTTAATGATGAACAGAAACAATTGGCAGAAGAATCAAAAGAAAGGCTTCAAAAATCAGGTAAATTCTTGAAACCTATCGTGACAAAAATTATTAAAGCGACAATTTTTTATAAAGCGGAGAAATACCACCAGGAATATTATAAAAAATGTCCGCTACAATATAATATATACAAGATGAATTCAGGCAGGGATGAATTTCTTAATAAGAATGGGGGAAGTGAAAAGAAAGTCAAAAAACCTGAATATAAAAAAATCCCAAAAGAAGAAATAAAGAAAAAATTAACGTCGATTCAGTATGATGTTACTCAACAATGCGGGACTGAACCGGCTTTTAACAATAAGTACTGGAATAATAAAAAGGAAGGAATATATGTTGATATAGTATCAGGAGAACCGCTTTTCAGTTCACTTGACAAGTTTGATTCCGGTAGCGGGTGGCCCAGTTTTACAAAACCGTTAGAGTCTTCAAATATTGTCAAAAAAGAAGATAAGAGTTTACCGGTTGAAAGAACAGAAGTCCGTAGTAAATCCGGAGATTCACATTTAGGGCATGTATTTGAAGACGGTCCAAAACCGACAGGTCTCAGATATTGTATAAATTCCGCATCTATCCGTTTTATTCCGAAAGAAGACTTGGAAAAAGAGGGTTATGGCGAATACAAAAAACTTTTTGAGAAATAG
- a CDS encoding toxin-antitoxin system YwqK family antitoxin, translating to MKRIFVFLLILLISSKTFSEVVRRVIENKDTKEIIYSDKGNEIAREIVDEKGNTQTTGKIPDGIVKQYNNEGHLFLEANYKDNKQDGIIRLYYENEKLMEEGFTKNGKSEGLIKTYYENGNLMEESDYKEGKLNGTTKEYYENGKLKRKINYKKGKLDGTSKRYYENGQVQSKVKYKDDELNGTSKTYYENGKLKEKAGYKNGQLEGTHKEYYEDGKIMYKDTYKSGKMIKSKKYEKKK from the coding sequence ATGAAAAGAATATTTGTGTTTTTGCTTATATTATTAATTTCTTCTAAAACTTTTTCAGAAGTCGTAAGAAGAGTTATTGAAAATAAAGATACAAAAGAAATTATCTATAGTGATAAAGGCAATGAAATAGCAAGAGAAATAGTTGATGAAAAAGGTAATACTCAAACGACCGGTAAAATACCCGATGGAATAGTTAAACAATATAACAACGAAGGGCATTTGTTTCTGGAAGCTAATTATAAAGATAATAAGCAGGATGGAATAATCAGGTTATACTATGAAAACGAAAAATTAATGGAAGAGGGTTTTACAAAAAATGGAAAATCAGAAGGTTTAATCAAAACATACTATGAAAATGGGAATTTAATGGAAGAGTCAGATTATAAAGAAGGTAAGTTGAACGGTACTACTAAAGAATATTATGAAAATGGAAAACTAAAGAGAAAAATAAACTATAAAAAAGGTAAGTTGGATGGCACAAGCAAAAGATATTATGAAAACGGTCAGGTCCAGTCAAAAGTAAAATATAAAGATGATGAATTAAATGGTACAAGTAAAACATATTATGAAAATGGAAAATTAAAGGAAAAAGCGGGATATAAAAATGGTCAATTAGAAGGCACACATAAGGAGTATTATGAAGACGGAAAAATAATGTATAAAGATACTTATAAATCCGGCAAGATGATAAAAAGTAAAAAATATGAAAAGAAGAAGTAA